The genomic DNA GGTGTGATGAAGTGGCAGCAGGTATTATTGAGGCAGGTGTCAGTCAGCAGATCATTGTCAGGCTGGCGGGGACAAATGAGGCGGAAGGAAAAGCCCTCCTCTCATCAAAAGGATATCTGATGCTTGACACGATGGAAGAAGCGGTGACTGCCGCGGTGGAGGCAGCATCATGATCTATGCAGATAAAAAAACCGGCGTTATCGTCTGCGGTGCCACCGGGAACCAGGGCTCGTTTCATATTGACCGGATGAACCAGTACGCCCGTTCAATTGGCGGAAGAGGTGTGGTTGCAGGGGTTACTCCGGGAAAAGGCGGGCAGGAAGTGCATGGGGTACCGGTATACAACTCCATCCTCGAAGCAGCCGAGGCACAGAATGCAACCGCCGCGGTATTATTTGTTCCCGGTTCTGCTGCAGGGGATTCGATCATGGAGGCGGCGGATGCCGGGCTGGATCTTGTGGTAACCATCACCGAGCATATTCCGGTTCATGATGTGATGCATGCGGTCACCTATGCGCAAATGAGGGATTGTACGGTCATCGGTCCGAACTGTCCAGGTCTCTTCTCCCCTGGCGAGATCAGCATGGGTATCATGCCTGCTCATCTGGCAACCAGGGGTCCGGTCGGCGTTATCTCACGGAGCGGGACCCTGACATATGAGGTGGTTCATGAGCTGACCAGAGCAGGTATCGGTCAGAGTTCGATCATCGGCATTGGTGGGGATCCCATCATCGGACAGACCTTCGCTGATGTTCTTGAAAGGTTTGCAGAAGATCCGCTGACAAAAGCGGTCGTCATCCTTGGGGAACTTGGTGGTAACCTTGAGGAGGAAGGTGCACGGTCTGCAGAACTACCTGTTGTTGCTTTTATTGCGGGAACAACGGCCCCGGCTGAGAAGAGAATGGGTCATGCCGGAGCTATAGTCACCGGAGGTGAGGGTGATGCAAATGCCAAGATTGCACGACTTCGGGATCTCGGTGTCCCGGTTGCAGATCGGCTGTCAGAAATTCCCGCAATGATTCGGGGGGCAATCTGAATGTCCATCATTGAAAACCTCCGCCGCGGTGATGGAGAAGAGGCAGGGGGCGGGAAATTTAATCCGTTCCGCATTCTTGAGATCGGAGAGAGCATGGTCCGGTATTGTGATGGCATCAGGATCAAGAATTACAATTTCCTTGCTATTCTGACCAGTGACCGACTTGTTCTGATTGAAAGTGCCCAGCAGAGTGCAGGAACCATTGCAAAGGAGATACCTGTCTCCATGATTCAGGGTGCTGCGATGGAGCGGGATGAGAAGAACCGGCCATCCCTGGCGGTATCAATGGAGGTCGGAGGTCAGACCCGTCTGATGAAACTGGTGTTTACCGGACTTATTGCTGAACCAGAGACCGAATGCCGTGAATGGTTTGCTGCCATTAATGGATATCCCCCTGAACCGGAACTTAATCAGGAACCTGAGCTCCTGGTTGCTCCAGAACCGACACCAGAACCAACACCGGTCTCTCTCTCCCCGCCCGGTACTGCAGGGCCTCTACCGGTTCCTGCACCCGCTCCAGTGCCCTCTCCGATAATTGATGCAGAAGCAGTCTCTCCTGTACCAAAAACTGAGGAGATTCAGGAGCAGATTCCTGCACCGGTACAACTGGAACCTGCACCAACACCCATCATCCACTATCAACAGGAACCCGTTTCTCCCCCGGCGCCTGTGGAAATCTCCCCTGAAGTGCCAGCGGTCATTTCACCAGCACCGAAAGCTCCGGTTGTTGATAAGGCTCCGGAGTCCATTCCACAAAAAACCATGCCCATTCCAAAAAATGGGAAACAACGTATATCAGTTCCGGCACCTGACACGGAATCAATACAAATTTCATTAGAAAAACCCAATATCAGCCCGCTCCGGTTTAAAAGAAGGGACACAACTCCTGTTAGCGGAAGCAGTGGGAAAGCCAGGTACTGTATACACTGTGGTTCACGGTTTCCTGCTTTGGCAAAGTTTTGTCCGGTTTGTGGAAAGACTCAGGTCTGATCCTTCATGGGATCATACCATGGCAGATATCCGCAGCTGGATGCCTGTCGTGGTATTGCCGTCCTCATGATGATCTGGTTCCATTTTTTTGTAGATCTTGCATTTCTTGGATTGCCCGGGCCTGATCCCTTTTCAGGTCTCCTTCGTATCTTCGGGATGCTGACCACGATCTCGTTTATTGGTATTGCAGGAATTTCGGCACACCTGAAAGCTGAAAAAACTCCGGGGATGATGAATCAGTTCTCTACGTTTTTCAAACGGGGGGGCGAACTTCTCCTGATTGGCATGGGTATTACCATCGTCACCTGGTGGGTGATGGATGGCGAGGGTTATGTGGTATTTGGAATCCTGCACCTCATCGGTACAGCACTTATTCTGACCCCGCTCCTCTACCGGTTAAATTATACCGGGCTAATCCTTGCAGCCGCTCTCATCCTGATCGCATACACAAACCTCCTCCCTTCCGGGCCCTTATGGCTTGCATGGTCTGGTATCTGCCCGGATGATTTTTATTCGGTAGATTATGCACCACTCATACCGTGGCTATCAGTATTTCTTATTGGATTATCTGCCGGCCGGTTCCTCTTTCCATATGGCAATCCACGATGTGATCTTGGCGCCCCCGGCAGTTTCGTACTCTCTCTGGCTCATCTGGGAAGGCACTCCCTTCTGATATATCTTATTCATCAGCCGGTTCTGTTCCTGCTGATTATTAGTGTTGCAAAAATAAGTATCGGATGAATTATTTCAGAATATTCAAAAGGCCGGAAAAAAGTTCTGAAGAGGTATTTTCAGTAGTATTATCCGATTCTTTCTCATGATCCCCAATCGATGAAGTGATGTTTTTCTTCACCGTCTCCAGACGGGACTGCACAACGGTGAGGTTTGGATCAATGCTGATCGCTTTTTCAAATGCATCAATGGCCTGTGTATTCTGTCCGATCTTTTCATATATCGTCCCGATGTAATACCATCCGACGGCATTATTCTGATCATAGGTTGTTGCATTGAGGTATGCTGCAATAGCCTCCTCGAATTTCCCCTGGTCAAAGTATGAGGCTCCCATATTTTCCCATGCACTGGAATAATTCGGACGAATACTCAATGCCTGCCGGTATGAGTCTACCTCCTCTTCATACCGTGCTAGTTTCCCAAGCGTGACCCCCCGGTTATACCATGCATCAGCATCCTGTGGAGTAACTCTGACTGCTTCATCTGCAACTTCGAGGGCCTCTTCATATTTTCCCTGCCTGTTCAGGACGATCCCCAGGTTATTGAGTGCATCGGAAAACCCCGGACGCATCTTCAGAGCGAGCCGGTATTCATTTGTGGCATTTTCATACTGGCCAAAGGAGGACAATGCATTTCCCATAAGATAATGCTCATCTGCTGTCATTTCATCCGTTTCTGCAAAAGTTGTGGGGACAAGGATGAGAATTATAAAAAAAGTGATGAGAGGAACTAATCTGTTCATTCAGTACACGGTTGGAATAGAATGAAATAATGTTTGTGGCTATGCCGTACATGCCCTTTTTGCTATCTGAAAAAATTAACTCCTCTTCCTATTCGACGGATGCAGAACCTATGTGTGAGATGAGGGAGATCGTACCGAATTTTATCCCCGTATTTTTTCAGTCCTCTATTCTTTTCATGAAGAAATTCAGGCAATTAGTGGTCTCCTTTCTAGAAAAAAATCTCAATCTAAAAGTTCAAAAAATGTATTTATACTTCTGGTTGCAATCATTACATCATTATGCCAGTCAACCAGGCGCAGGTCGACAGCATCATTTCTTCGGCATCTGCCGAAGATCCGGAGATTCAACTGCTTAAGCTCAGGGATGAGGTTGAGCTGCTGAAGACCTCGATAAAACGCCTGCTCATCGATATACGGGAACGTATGAATGATGCGGAGAATCCGCTTGTTCAGGCGTTAAAGGGAAACCCGGTGGAGTTTGTGGGCCAGCATACCACAGCTCCCACTCCCATGGAGGGTTATATCGATGATTATGATGAGGAACCATCAGGTGGGGGTTTTTCAGAGGAAGGGGGGACGATGTCAGTGTCAGAAGAACCAGAAGCGATTGAACCGGTCGGACAACCGGATATGGGAATGACTGCAGGTCTTGGTGGGGGAGCGGGCAGCGTCTCATCAGCCTTGTCTTCTCTTGCAGCGGAGAAAGGGATGCTTGAAGCGCTCAGGAACCAATTGTTTGCCCAACCTGTACCGCCTGCAGAACCTGTAAAACAGAAAAAGCCACGTGAGAAGGTGAAGATACAGAAAGTATACAGCCTGTTTGAATGGACGACCAATAATGTGAAACGATACGGGCATGACCGGGTTGACCTTATGCTTGAATCGTACAAGGAGATGGGTCATATCTCTGAAGAGCATTGTAAACAGGTGAAAGATATTGCCCGCCTTATGGCACCGTCCATCGGGGAAGTCCATGAGATGAAGGCAGATGAATTTGTTCTGGCACTCTATGAACTCAACCGGATATTGCAACCTGATGATCCGGGTCTTGACCGTGACATGCTTGATGTCCTGATTGAGAAGAGAAAGATGGCAATGCCATCAGGCCGGATTGAGGAGACAAACCTGATAGAGGATGACTCAGAGTTTGAGTATATACCCTCTCGTGAGTAACTGCCGATATGGCAAGCGAAGCTATCTCATCGTCAATTATGATAATAGGGGCGGTCCTTGGGGCCGCAGTCCTTATTACCGCAATCCTTCCAGCTATTTTTTCGGCTGGTGATACCTTCGGGACCGTTTCGTCGTCGGCTGAGCAGAAACTTAAAACGGATTTTCGGATAGTGAATACTTATGCGAATGCTTCTGCAGTTCAAGTTTGGATGAAAAATGTTGGAAATAATCGGATTTCCGTCTATGATGTCCGAAATGCAGATGTATTTTTAGGGTTGTCTTCATCTAATTATAAAAGATATGGTTATGGATCTGGTACTGATGGGAATTCCTTTATTGATAGTGGGACATCCATTGGAGAATATTGGGAGATCGGAGAAACATTAGAAATTTCAATATTGGGGATTAGCCCTGCATCGGGGATTGATTTTTCTTTCTCCTTTGCGTTGCCAAATAGTATTCGAAGAACCACGACATTTACGAGAAGTTAATTATTATATGGCATCGTCACTTATTGCTGGAGCCGTAAGTCTTTTATTAATAATTATTGCTGGATATGTCATAGCATCAGGGATTCTCATGGTGGCAGAAACGACAACATTGGCTCAAATTGATGTAACTGCGGCAAAGGAGCAAATTTTACAGAGTAATATTCAGATTATGGGTAATTATTCAGGTTCGAATTGGCTAATAATTGATGTAAAAAATATCGGAAATACTGTATTTAGTGGAACTGATATTCAAAAAATGGATTTATTTATTTATGATGGGTCATCTTTTTTAGGAAAATATGTAAAAGGGTCGGGCTCTGATAGATTTTCATATTCAATTGAGAATGATGTGGTAAATAAAAACATGTGGGATCCAAGTGAAATCATCAATATTAATATTAATTTGACTAATGATCCTGCGATTACACCTGCATGGGTAAAATTTGTCACCTCCAATGGTGTTAGCTCATCAACTAATATTATTATCTGATTTCTCTAAAATTAACCTATA from Methanospirillum hungatei JF-1 includes the following:
- the sucD gene encoding succinate--CoA ligase subunit alpha; protein product: MIYADKKTGVIVCGATGNQGSFHIDRMNQYARSIGGRGVVAGVTPGKGGQEVHGVPVYNSILEAAEAQNATAAVLFVPGSAAGDSIMEAADAGLDLVVTITEHIPVHDVMHAVTYAQMRDCTVIGPNCPGLFSPGEISMGIMPAHLATRGPVGVISRSGTLTYEVVHELTRAGIGQSSIIGIGGDPIIGQTFADVLERFAEDPLTKAVVILGELGGNLEEEGARSAELPVVAFIAGTTAPAEKRMGHAGAIVTGGEGDANAKIARLRDLGVPVADRLSEIPAMIRGAI
- a CDS encoding heparan-alpha-glucosaminide N-acetyltransferase — encoded protein: MGSYHGRYPQLDACRGIAVLMMIWFHFFVDLAFLGLPGPDPFSGLLRIFGMLTTISFIGIAGISAHLKAEKTPGMMNQFSTFFKRGGELLLIGMGITIVTWWVMDGEGYVVFGILHLIGTALILTPLLYRLNYTGLILAAALILIAYTNLLPSGPLWLAWSGICPDDFYSVDYAPLIPWLSVFLIGLSAGRFLFPYGNPRCDLGAPGSFVLSLAHLGRHSLLIYLIHQPVLFLLIISVAKISIG
- a CDS encoding tetratricopeptide repeat protein — encoded protein: MNRLVPLITFFIILILVPTTFAETDEMTADEHYLMGNALSSFGQYENATNEYRLALKMRPGFSDALNNLGIVLNRQGKYEEALEVADEAVRVTPQDADAWYNRGVTLGKLARYEEEVDSYRQALSIRPNYSSAWENMGASYFDQGKFEEAIAAYLNATTYDQNNAVGWYYIGTIYEKIGQNTQAIDAFEKAISIDPNLTVVQSRLETVKKNITSSIGDHEKESDNTTENTSSELFSGLLNILK